A genomic region of Bombus pyrosoma isolate SC7728 linkage group LG6, ASM1482585v1, whole genome shotgun sequence contains the following coding sequences:
- the LOC122568667 gene encoding catalase has product MILAGQRDWVSKAGRQFVHDVPCRRMPKIGSGLIPVIRAISLGRVLTRNAALALDHNSAVLDDKRPLSFPLISYCSARGTQKNVFLSKKTNNTLAFHRLLFRRYCCKKETEDDKMSKMSRNPAAEQLTEYKKNVQGQQRVLLTGSGNPIANKTASLTVGPNGPILLQDFVFIDEMTHFARERIPERVVHAKGAGAFGYFEVTHDITNYCKAKVFSSIGKRTPVAVRFSSVGGESGSSDTVRDPRGFAIKFYTEDGIWDLVGNNTPIFFIKDPIFFPSFIHTQKRNPVTHLKDADMFWDFISLRPESTHQIMLLFSDRGIPDGHRHMNGYGSHTFKLVNADNDIVYCKFHYKTDQGIKNIPVDKAAELSSSDPDYSIKDLYNAIATHNYPTWTFSIQVMKPCQAKKFRWNPFDLTKVWPHDEFPLIPVGKLVLDRNPENYFADVEQIAFDPAHMVPGIEASPDRMLQGRLFAYGDTHRHRLGPNHLQLPVNCPYKAISAMNYQRDGPMTFYNQNGAPNYFPNSFSGPQECPAARPTSYHVSGDVDRYDPEDEDNFGQATIFWRRVLNDGEKTRLVNNLVNSLRNASTFIVERAVKNFTEVDTELGKRLTDGLRDVGMQL; this is encoded by the exons TATCCCGGTGATTCGGGCGATCTCGTTGGGTCGAGTGTTGACTCGTAACGCCGCATTGGCGCTCGATCACAACTCGGCCGTCCTGGATGATAAAAGACCGTTGTCATTTCCACTGATCAGTTATTGTTCGGCACGCGGCACGCAGAAGAACGTATTCCTGTCGAAGAAGACAAATAATACGCTGGCTTTTCATCGACTATTATTTAGAAGATATTGTTGCAAGAAAGAGACAGAAGACGACAAAATGTCCAAGATGAGTAGAAACCCGGCTGCCGAACAGTTGACTGAATACAAGAAAAATGTACAG GGCCAGCAGCGTGTATTGTTAACCGGAAGTGGAAACCCGATCGCTAACAAGACAGCAAGCTTGACGGTTGGTCCAAATGGCCCTATTCTGCTTCAAGATTTCGTCTTTATAGACGAAATGACTCATTTCGCCAGAGAAAGGATTCCGGAGCGTGTGGTGCACGCGAAAGGAGCTG GTGCATTTGGTTATTTCGAAGTTACCCACGACATTACCAACTACTGTAAGGCAAAGGTTTTCTCCTCCATTGGAAAACGTACTCCCGTCGCTGTGAGATTTTCCAGCGTGGGCGGCGAGTCTGGCTCCTCTGATACTGTCAG AGATCCACGTGGTTTTGCGATCAAATTCTACACCGAGGACGGTATCTGGGATTTGGTGGGCAACAACACGCCGATCTTCTTCATCAAGGACCCGATATTCTTCCCCAGCTTTATCCACACGCAAAAGAGAAATCCTGTCACTCACTTGAAG GACGCCGACATGTTCTGGGACTTCATCTCTCTGAGACCCGAGTCAACGCACCAGATCATGTTGCTGTTTTCGGATCGAGGTATTCCCGACGGTCATCGTCACATGAATGGTTACGGCTCCCATACGTTCAAGCTAGTGAACGCCGACAACGACATAGTCTACTGTAAATTCCACTACAAG acCGACcaaggaattaaaaatatcccaGTCGATAAGGCGGCTGAATTAAGCAGCTCTGATCCCGATTACTCGATCAAAGATCTTTACAATGCGATCGCTACACATAATTATCCGACGTGGACGTTCTCTATTCAAGTGATGAAGCCGTGTCAAGCAAAGAAGTTCAGATGGAACCCGTTCGATTTGACCAAA GTATGGCCGCATGACGAGTTCCCGCTCATACCTGTTGGTAAGCTGGTGCTAGACCGAAATCCTGAAAATTACTTTGCTGACGTGGAGCAAATAGCCTTCGATCCGGCTCACATGGTACCTGGTATTGAAGCAAGTCCTGACAGAATGCTACAGGGTCGACTATTCGCTTACGGCGATACTCATAGGCATCGTCTTGGGCCGAATCATCTTCAGTTACCCGTGAACTGCCCGTACAAG gcGATATCCGCGATGAATTATCAACGCGATGGCCCGATGACCTTCTATAATCAAAATGGTGCGCCGAACTATTTCCCCAACAGTTTCAGTGGCCCACAAGAATGTCCAGCTGCTCGTCCCACAAGCTACCACGTGAGTGGCGACGTGGACCGTTACGATCCAGAAGACGAAGATAATTTCGGACAGGCGACCATATTTTGGAGACGAGTTCTCAACGACGGCGAGAAGACCAGGCTGGTGAACAACCTGGTTAATAGCCTTCGTAATGCGTCAACGTTCATCGTCGAGAGGGCCGTGAAGAACTTTACGGAAGTGGACACTGAATTGGGCAAAAGACTTACCGATGGCCTTCGTGATGTTGGC ATGCAACTTTAA